Part of the Nicotiana tabacum cultivar K326 chromosome 20, ASM71507v2, whole genome shotgun sequence genome, CGTAAGATTGTTAGAATGATTATAATACAAAATCAATGAATCCAAAGAGTGAACAAGTTGTACGTCACACTTACTATTAGGAATGATGGTCTACGTTATAGAAAAAGTTTTTTCGATAATTTCATCATAAACTACATTATATGTGGAGTgatcatcattatcatcagttATAGCCGGTCTAATTAATATCTTGACACAGTTAGAACCTTTAGCTCTTGATAAAGCAACGTACAACTGACCATGAGAAAATACAGGTTCTCGCAAATAAATGCTAACAAAATCTAATATTTGGCCTTGAGCTTTATTTATAGTCATGGCGAAACATAACCGTATTGGAAATTGTATTCTTTTAAATTGAAGGGGTAGTTTTTCGTCTTCTGATGTCAATAGTGGTATTCACAAAATGAATacatgtttatttttaaaatctccACTGGATATTGTAGAACTAATAACATGAGATTTGAAATCATTACATAATAATTGTGTCCCATTGCACAAACCTTCGCAGGGATTCAAATTTCTTAATAATATAATCGGACAATTTTTCTTTAGACACAATCTATAAGGAGGTAAACTGGGAGGATTTAAAGCGTGCAAAAACTCTTCATATTCACTTTGATCTTTTGGATCAATAGTTTCATCGGTAGCTAAATAGACTTTTTCATCAGCTGGAAGTTGAGCAATTAGCATATCATTTATTTCATCAACGAAGCCATTCTTTGTAGGTAGAATTACGCGAgaagtaataaaataaatatttgaatgAGTTAAATATAAATCAGGATAAGTAACTTTAAATAGATAATTCAAGGAATCTTTTTCAGTGGTGAAAGGTATGATCAGAGGACGGggaatttctactttgttcttatcatttttttttcttttccattaccAATTCTCAACAAATATTCCTAAAAAGCTGGGTCTGTTTTTGCACGCATATTTTCGGACAGTTGTAATTTTTCAAGTTGATGCCAAATTTCAGAACATAGTAAGCTTTCACTAACAAAATCTTCCCTTTGTCCACCACGGACAACGGGAAGAATTTGTCTAAAATTGCCATTGAATACAACAACCTTTCCGCCGAACAACATAGTTGTTTTCATTAAATCTCTAAGGAGCAAATCTAGTGCTTCAACCATTTCTTTTTCGCCATTGAAATTTCGTCCCATACTATTAGTTTTGCATCTCGAATAAATGATGCCAGTGAACTTTGTTTGCTAATATTGCAACTAAAATTTCCATCAACATCAATAGGTATTTTAAATAGGGAATGAGCAGTTTGGCCTCTAGGAAGAAGTGAAGCATCAACACCTGAACTCGCAGTCGCTAATGCTGTAAATCCTCTGTGTCTCACTGTAGCTAATAAGGCACGATATAAAAAGCTTTTTTCAGTTCCACCCGGACCATCAATGAAGAATGCTCCGAGTTTATTTGAGAATATTCTATCAAGGATTACGTTGTAAGCTCTTCTTTGTTCAATGTTTAGTTTATATGGCAATAGTAAATCCTGTTCATTAACGATAATATTCCTTTCAAAATGTACATCTTTAGCTTCTTTGGCTGTTGCAAATGGTTGAATTTTGCCCTGAGTTAGGTCAAATTCGTTGATATCACGACCCATTGAATGACGAATATCATTAATATGATTTAGTACTTTGTGACGAATTTctcttgtatgcatgtttgggtATTTTTTGAAATCTTCAGACATCGGGCTTTCAAATTTTTCCCACAGCTCTCTTGGATTAGCAGGATTGCAATAAACTAATAGTATAGCAAATAAGTTTCTCAAACTGTGTGGCATTTGCTAACTTACTGCTTTTGACATGCATTCTATTAAATTATTATCGCAAAGTAATAATCCACTTTTTTCCGCAGTGTAACACCTCGAAAAAAAATTCGGCTTAGGTGTGAATCAGTTAAAGGAGTAATAAGGATATATTTTGAACATGTGAAGTCCCATCGGGATGATTAttggtgaaaatagttgtttcaaaatcaagatggaaagtgaagtgcataagatttgacaaaatcgactaagttgtAGAAGGCTCATATTCCAGCAGGTTGTAATGAACATGTGTAAGAAATTTGGGAATACTCAAAGCaagaaagttgtagacctttgaaatagctttccaacgatatattatggagcccaaacggagctttgtacaaaaggttatgccCGTTTTACAGAGAGGTGTGCATCCATCGCGGTCCTGCCGCGTTTTACCACGGCCGCGGTGGCGAGGCAGTGTCTCAGCAATTTACCGCGGTCGGGACTGCGGTCACGCCAACCGGGACATGGTGGACGACTTGGGAGGTCATTTCTTAGCCTTATTTTGTCCCCTACAGCCctaaaacataaaaacttgctctacaAAGAAAAACTCTCAAAATCCTAACTCCTCAAGggtccctccaccatccaaggtaagttctaatggtgattctaagttaattttaattTCCCAACAtgttattaacatgggtaaatcctCCATATTATTAGATATTCGATTTGGGACaccattgttgagagaagaaaccctagaactcgaattcaagaagattgaacgtcgaaAGGGTAATATATTCacctctaattgattctatcaTTGAATTAATGATAATAGACTCtatttcatgagatatgagttgatgggtttgatagaaaattATGAACAGTGATAGGTTTGGGATGTTGATTGGATATTATTGGTTATGGGTGTTGaataccttatgggtgataaagaacaatgttgattataaccatttgagactttagaatttatctaggagtaaaataatgggttattgggtgtagagacaccattaataagggctaTGAAGATTTATGCCACcgagtatttgataaaatgcctaagtgaccgaAACATGACTATTGTTACTAATTTGAAATCCCTTTGAATTGtgttgatatagattaaagttgaaagggttggcgaatgttgtattatgctcaagagcaggaagttaaggtatgtgaggctaactctctatgtttggaaattttaatgattttccctacactatgtttcttttacgacgtatcaattgcctcagaaatatagttaagcctagttccttgaatagtcgtagtacttctattctctagctttataactcgttcatgactttcattctgaacgttgtgagctcagttcgtattcaatatagactggGGCTTGATGCCCCTAAGTCTCACTATagcttactcagcatgtcataaacagttgaagtttcagtgttcacaaccaattcaagaatacatgtctcattctagtcctattcagtattccagtattatgtaactcagtatgattcagtattcTAGTATAATGTAACTCGGCGAAATTCAGTAATTCACtattatgtattgcagtatgattctcaattcctaattttaaattcctgaatgttaaacacctgtatttgggcctgaggccgcagttaatgctttatgcatctttgggccttaggccgcagttaatgctttatgcatctttgggcctgaggccgtagtttatgctttatgtattttggacctgaggtcgcagttatgtatacgtatacttgggacCGAGGCTGCAGTTGTGCACATATATTTATTAGGCCTGAGGCCGCaatttatttattcagataaacaggttgttcatcattcagaagagagagtattcatatccttacttcctttgttcatttcagttatcagttatcatttcagttaccagttatcaattatcagttatcattttagtaatcaattatcagttatcggtttagttatcatttcatttatcagttatcagttatcagctatcagttatcatttcaatttctatttcaatagttatcatttcagtatcaattatcaattctcagttattagcttagtttcagtttcagcatttataatccTTTCTTTCAGTTGtcttacataccagtgcaatttaAATGTACTGTCGTCCCTTTTGctcggggcctgcatctcacgatgtaggtaatgatttacaggttgacgattctgagcgctaggattctcgtaccagctatttggtgatccctagTCCTtttggggcattatcattactacaGTCTTCAATATTCACAtacagtcagtgttttcagtactcgAATAGAGGCTTTATAGACTAGAGTAATAGGTAGACAAAGTTACgggcttttcatattaagctatgttggctacaaatatgttttagaattttattagtatttccgcactttgatttatatcatccagactttcagtatatcagcatgtgttagtttatcttccgcatttagtatgttatgataccacatgttgattcagccagccagttggttcgctcggtcatatgtagtcaggcaccgagtgttgtgttacgtccaggcccaggttcggggcgtgacaaagcttagtatcaaagcactaggttcaagagtcctagggagtATATGAAGACGTGTCTAGTGGAGTTTCATTTATATGTATGTGCCGGCCACtcatataaacggttaactaccaagacatctaggattgtctcatttctttctactaTAGATCGTGTCATGAATCTTAGAGCAATAGGTAACCTTttcttcctatcgaattccaaacGTATTGGATGCCCAAGCGATGCGCAGGAAAAACCTAAAGTCCTAGAGAGGATAATTGCCCATTGAGGTGTAATTATGGAGTACAGGTTGGTAAATACGAGACTTTAGAGGATGTAaaaagtgggatgcaatggatagtgttacagattagagcataacattatcagaaagtacaaaagcagttatcatgtcttatggttatcagtttacctcaATTACCAGTTATACAGTTTTTTAGTTAgcaagtttatggttattcagtacgctagtattcagttatatgtttaccaGATATCCAATTTTCAGTGTATCAAAATTCTGGTGACGGGTGAGTAATACAGTGATGCCTATGGGTTctcaaagaaaatgtaagtaaGAGTGGTTATAGCTAAATCTTCGCATATTTTAGGTCCGGATTAAGACCCAAGAATCATTGGATGGTGCAGTAAGTGATTTATCAGATGATGGTATACTCTGAAGGATAAGTTTGTGTATGGTAATCGTATGTGTTTTACCTCAGAGaactatttcttttaattttggaaatggagccacaagttggatgatgatagttgAGATGTCAGACCCTAGCATTGGTCATTATtgttttggacagaaaagagcctaagggcaaaatacctaggagtcagaaacaagtttgtcacgacccaaactggagggccatgactagcacccgaccatacttgccgagcacgaacgtacattttatctaacctttttttattatcttttagggttgacaagatcaatataaatggtagacatggatcatggacaaccaacaaaaaaatatgatggcatgaacatacataacatgggatgactagacaatcaagaaactacatataaggtacgagctaccacgctaccatgaaagactatacaacaaaaactagccgacaaggcataccaaattATACATTAGTCGACActtatctatgagcctctaaatgaacataagtgctgcaacatagtcggaacagggccccgacatactcataatgtctataacaaaatgcataccaagaccacggcaagtccggagaaaggatatcaccaatcactgctgaactggacaacatactatggtgggggagctgcacctgcctatctatcagggcctgcagcatgacatgcagatCTACaaacaaaaggatgtcagtacgaataaagtactgagtatgtaaggaaggaaaccataaatacgaacagtaatgtaagtagggatagagaatataaaacttggaacatctgagtacctgtGAGGGCTtttgacatgaaatgcatgatacatatgtatgtatacataaacctttaaaacatatgcctctatgggcatcatcatcatcatatcgtacccagccataataggcttggtaaaaaacGTACCtagccatcataaggctcggtagaatcgtacccggccacgtggagctcggtaaaatccaactgatcagtggttgcacaataggtgtcgtacccggccaactatagcacgactcgatagagtaaaatataaacatatatataatgcatgctcgactcatggaatcacattctaaaccttgcggagtgacgtaaggtcggtaatctctatacacgttattaggactaactcttcactatgaaccttatatgaatcaggaagtaccaacaacattgataacatatgaataagagaagcaacattaacatcaatcgttccataagagggaaagcaatgtaagtactgctaacttctaagagtagagtatctttggaagctcgttccttacattatgtacaatcggagtcgtgcaaaagaaggaaagggatagcctcacataccttgtatatacttcccaatcGCAACCTATGCAATtatcacaactccttagtctacaataagagaaacgatattATCGTTATCATTtcagcgtcataactattatgtatcgaccacaacctattttacgctgaatcggacagcacctcccctatatatatgagttcacaccattcaaaacaatcaccaaacaa contains:
- the LOC142174250 gene encoding uncharacterized protein LOC142174250; the protein is MPHSLRNLFAILLVYCNPANPRELWEKFESPMSEDFKKYPNMHTREIRHKVLNHINDIRHSMGRDINEFDLTQGKIQPFATAKEAKDVHFERNIIVNEQDLLLPYKLNIEQRRAYNVILDRIFSNKLGAFFIDGPGGTEKSFLYRALLATVRHRGFTALATASSGVDASLLPRGQTAHSLFKIPIDVDGNFSCNISKQSSLASFIRDAKLIVWDEISMAKKKWLKH